In a single window of the Corvus cornix cornix isolate S_Up_H32 chromosome 22, ASM73873v5, whole genome shotgun sequence genome:
- the LOC104694878 gene encoding D(1) dopamine receptor-like — protein sequence MDGFYPSAGGAGQDVPNATSWAEQSHSSVSLRVVTAACLSLLILSTLLGNALVCVAVLRFRHLRSKVTNLFVVSLAVSDLLVAVLVMPWRAATDVLGFWPFGAFCDIWVAFDITCCTASILHLCLISLERCWAIASPFRYQSMVTQRVAFVAIGVAWLLSLLISFIPVQLRWHKDRELPSRAQPGLNGSAEEGSCDSSLSRTYAISSSLISFYIPVAVMLGTYGRLFRITRRQLRRICSLERAAGHGRSCPGSPRETSLRNSLKKETKVLQTLSIIVGVFVCCWLPFFVLNCLVPFCDAELRDRGALPCVSGTVLSAFTWLGWANSALNPIIYAFNAEFRRAFASLLGWGSAVETVTFSNELVSFHPDSTDRGAEETLGHPQLLPHAVLQVENHEVSLDRASPGSSPPHKSIPECGTPISLGRNPPLASGTFH from the coding sequence ATGGATGGGTTTTACCCCTcggcaggaggagctgggcaggacgTGCCCAATGCCAccagctgggcagagcagagccactCCTCGGTGTCCCTGCGCGTGGTGACAGCtgcctgcctgtccctgctcatcCTCTCCACGCTGCTGGGGAACGCCCTGGTGTGCGTGGCCGTGCTCAGGTTCCGACACCTGCGCTCCAAGGTCACCAACCTCTTCGTGGTCTCCTTGGCCGTGTCCGACCTGCTGGTGGCCGTGCTGGTGATGCCCTGGAGAGCTGCCACCGACGTGCTGGGCTTCTGGCCCTTCGGGGCCTTCTGTGACATTTGGGTGGCTTTTGACATCACGTGCTGCACGGCCTCCATCCTCCACCTGTGCCTCATCAGCCTGGAGCGCTGCTGGGCCATCGCCAGCCCCTTCCGCTACCAGAGCATGGTGACGCAGCGCGTGGCCTTCGTCGCCATCGGGGTGGCTTGGCTGCTGTccctcctcatctccttcaTCCCCGTGCAGCTGCGGTGGCACAAGGACCGGGAGCTGCCCAGCCGAGCGCAGCCGGGATTGAACGGCTCCGCGGAGGAGGGGAGCTGCGATTCCAGCCTCAGCAGGACCTACGCCATCTCCTCGTCCCTCATCAGCTTCTACATCCCCGTCGCCGTCATGCTGGGCACCTACGGCCGCCTCTTCCGCATCACCCGGCGCCAGCTGCGCAGGATCTGCTCCCTGGAGAGGGCGGCCGGACACGGCCGGAGCTGCCCGGGCAGCCCTCGGGAAACCTCCCTGAGGAACTCCCTCAAAAAGGAGACCAAGGTGCTGCAGACCCTCTCCATCATCGTGGGCGTCTTcgtgtgctgctggctgcccttCTTTGTGCTCAACTGCCTGGTGCCCTTCTGCGATGCCGAGCTCCGGGACCGGGGAGCGCTGCCGTGCGTCAGCGGGACGGTGCTCAGCGCCTTcacctggctgggctgggccaaCTCCGCCCTCAATCCCATCATCTACGCCTTCAACGCGGAATTCCGCAGGGCTTTTGcctccctgctgggctggggcagtgccGTGGAGACGGTGACCTTCAGCAACGAGCTGGTGTCCTTCCACCCCGACAGCACTGACCGCGGCGCTGAGGAGACCCTCGGCCACCCGCAGCTGCTGCCCCACGCTGTGCTGCAGGTGGAGAACCACGAGGTGTCCTTGGACAGGGCATCTCCAGGCTCCTCTCCCCCTCACAAGAGCATTCCCGAGTGTGGAACCCCGATCTCGCTGGGGAGGAATCCCCCGCTGGCCAGCGGCACCTTCCACTGA
- the R3HCC1 gene encoding LOW QUALITY PROTEIN: R3H and coiled-coil domain-containing protein 1 (The sequence of the model RefSeq protein was modified relative to this genomic sequence to represent the inferred CDS: deleted 2 bases in 1 codon): MDGVFLSPTEDEFVGRIAEELEHFMVQGQHHRVLLFPPLSSRLRYLIHRTVENMELLSSFSVGEGWRRRTVICHSAVRLPNETSSDQKPGTNPSVQRPAQPWGRGGRGLRLRHPGDIHGDNSRASVGSGRITRPPRKKPDKALYVPKGIRKKANWRERESPGTEPGGDAAPEGENCPKNSSGDTQLEGGKDGGSPGKQQEPGEENVPGKGSAERPPCDENAPSLGNSSDAREQESRDKDCSHSLPSGDDTRPPEAGEQDSSCANTGVPEGSESQGQTREENQPSQDAGGAECGKSSFPLENRGGSCTEPAVAESPLLEPRGAAAQSLESSRKKSPPAARDQDSGNAEGGRSFSTLESREQESPSSGQVEQKPLQSFGEGPGEALAAPELLRGGGDPSAPEGASRGREEEEEEDKEHSDVAEALWRGLDLAAGDREGTRQSGLEDDCTAELLAEIVGNLTVKDVSIQRISVDYSGYGDAQVSEGDFGHVTEIYDFPSSLKTEDLMEIFSDFHESGFKIQWVDDTHALGIFSSLSTASQALGRRYPCLKIRPLIHATKQSKIKALQRPKLLHLGKERPQTDTAVARRLVSHALGWKHRQQEATGMEVFQPESLDQEQ, translated from the exons ATGGATGGCGTTTTCCTGTCGCCCACCGAGGATGAGTTCGTGGGCAGGATCGcggaggagctggagcacttCATGGTGCAGGGGCAGCATCACCG GGTGCTCCTGTTCCCTCCCCTGTCCAGTCGCCTCAGGTACCTGATCCATCGGACCGTGGAAAACATGGAATTGTTGAGCAGCTTCTCGGTGGgagagggctggaggaggaggacggTCATTTGTCACTCGGCCGTCAG GCTTCCCAACGAGACCTCGAGCGACCAAAAACCTGGGACCAAC CCCTCGGTCCAGCGCCCGGCGCAGCCCTggggccgggggggccgggggctcCGGCTGCGCCACCCCGGGGACATCCATGGGGACAACTCCCGGGCCTCCGTGGGCTCAGGCAGGATCACGAGGCCGCCCAGGAAGAAGCCGGACAAAGCCCTGTACGTGCCCAAGGGCATCCGGAAAAAGGCGAATTGGAGGGAGCGGGAGAGCCCCGGCACGGAGCCGGGCGGGGATGCGGCTCCAGAAGGTGAAAACTGCCCCAAAAATTCCAGCGGGGACACCCAGCTGGAGGGGGGCAAGGATGGAGgcagccctgggaagcagcaggagcctggggaagagaatgTTCCAGGCAAAGGCAGCGCCGAGCGTCCTCCGTGCGATGAAAACGCGCCATCCTTAGGGAACAGCAGCGATGCCCGTGAGCAGGAAAGTCGGGATAAAGACTGTTCCCATTCCCTGCCTTCTGGAGACGACACGCGGCCGCCTGAAGCAGGAGAGCAAGATTCAAGCTGTGCCAACACTGGTGTTCCAGAAGGCAGCGAATCCCAGGGCCAAACTCGAGAGGAAAACCAACCCAGCCAGGATGCCGGAGGGGCAGAGTGTGGGAAAAGCTCCTTCCCTTTGGAAAACCGCGgtggcagctgcacagagccGGCTGTGGCAGAGTCTCCGCTGCTGGAACCCcgaggtgctgctgcccagagcctggagagcagcaggaagaaatccCCGCCTGCAGCCCGGGACCAGGACTCCGGGAATGCCGAGGGAGGCCGGAGTTTTTCCACGCTGGAAAGCCGAGAGCAGGAGAGCCCCAGCTCTGGCCAGGTGGAACAAAAACCCCTCCAGAGCTTTGGGGAGGGCCCAGGTgaggctctggctgctcctgagctgctccgTGGTGGTGGTGATCCGTCGGCTCCGGAGGGTGCTTCCCGcggcagggaggaggaggaggaggaggacaaggaACACTCGGATGTGGCCGAGGCGCTGTGGAGGGGCCTGGATTTGGCTGCAGGTGACAGAGAGGGGACAAGGCAGAGCGGCCTCGAGGACGACTGCACAGCGGAGCTCCTGGCAGAG ATCGTTGGGAATCTGACGGTGAAGGACGTCAGCATCCAGAGGATCAGCGTGGATTATTCCGGCTACGGCGACGCCCAGGTCAGCGAGGGCGATTTCGGCCACGTGACCGAGATCTATGACTTCCCCTCATCCCTGAAAACCGAGGATCTCATGGAAATATTCTCAGATTTCCA CGAGAGCGGCTTCAAAATCCAGTGGGTGGACGATACCCACGCCCTGGGaatcttttccagcctctccacAG CGTCGCAGGCCCTGGGCCGCCGCTATCCCTGCCTGAAGATCCGGCCCCTGATCCATGCAACGAAACAATCCAAGATCAAGGCACTCCAGAGACCAA AACTCCTTCACCTGGGCAAAGAGAGGCCGCAGACGGACACAGCAGTGGCCAGGAGGCTCGTATCCCACGCGCTGGGCtggaagcacaggcagcaggaggccACGGGGATGGAAGTTTTCCAGCCAGAATCCTTGGATCAGGAGCAATAA